One stretch of Nicotiana tabacum cultivar K326 chromosome 18, ASM71507v2, whole genome shotgun sequence DNA includes these proteins:
- the LOC107781098 gene encoding non-specific lipid transfer protein GPI-anchored 6-like yields MGSKFVTFELPFLLFFFFLILLGFSRADIDKDKKECANQLVGLATCLPYVSGGAKAPTPDCCTGLKEVLDKSKKCLCVLVKDRDDPSLGLKINATLALSLPTLCHAPVNAANVSMCPELLHLPPNSPDAKVFEDFAKSAKASSSAPSAPVSGSSNGKAATTANEKNDGGDRRKWMGIVEMTMGFLVIMVL; encoded by the exons ATGGGTTCAAAATTTGTTACTTTTGAACTTcctttcctcctcttcttcttcttcttgatctTATTAGGGTTTTCAAGAGCAGATATTGACAAAGATAAAAAAGAATGTGCTAACCAACTCGTCGGTCTCGCCACGTGTCTTCCTTATGTTAGCGGAGGCGCCAAAGCTCCCACACCGGATTGTTGCACCGGTTTAAAAGAAGTTTTGGACAAGAGCAAGAAATGCCTTTGTGTTTTGGTGAAAGATAGAGATGATCCTAGCCTTGGTCTTAAGATCAATGCTACTCTTGCACTAAGCCTCCCTACTCTATGCCATGCTCCTGTTAATGCAGCTAATGTATCCATGTGCCCGG AGCTGTTGCACTTGCCACCAAATTCACCAGATGCTAAGGTTTTTGAAGATTTTGCTAAGAGCGCAAAAGCAAGTTCTAGTGCTCCATCTGCACCAG TTAGTGGAAGCTCTAATGGAAAAGCAGCAACTACAGCTAATGAGAAAAATGATGGAGGAGATAGAAGAAAATGGATGGGAATTGTTGAGATGACTATGGGATTTTTAGTTATTATGGTGCTTTAA